From a region of the Zingiber officinale cultivar Zhangliang chromosome 4B, Zo_v1.1, whole genome shotgun sequence genome:
- the LOC121976182 gene encoding putative disease resistance protein RGA4 isoform X6 produces the protein MVGKVGAASRFMVDKVADLLQVDEKLKTITGTKRKMEKLKELSTIIDMVIQDIESRPFIHDAVKDLLKKLKYLAYDLEDVVDYYDTKVFQKKQRSKAFLRPVSDFFSADNQVAFKSRVGGMIKAITESLDSILLQKSILSNLLQGTIPASEPSPYRDTFSSNSLVVIGRESEKNEIVDMLTKDDDDDDESNHGTVKVIAIVGMGGMGKTALAQLVYNDARVQDHFARSKMYWKVVGTEFDPAKIMKSVLELATGASDNISEIELVKQKLKKELSGKRFLLVLDDVWNDNQSKWNVLKAALTCGARGSKILVTTRSQQVSSIMGSSNTTHQIQQLSRDDCLSLFQQFAFGDQVVDQNLMEIGGKIVEKCGGVPLAAISLGSMLRSTREETYWSSVLNSEIWKLRNEEDKVLAVLKLSYDTLHPWSKKCFAFTSLFPKNERMAKDELIKLWIANGFVRSQGNFDAETNGNYVFDDLVMGSFLILLAPYNDYHSDSHVTECTMHDLMHDLARSVSADVYWNSDEDSVEDIGKRTYHLQIYEGKLPNMTRVVLDKKPLYLRTFMPLYVFSSWRRINLFEVFSELKFLRALDLTGGGISEVPTAIGNLIHLRMKVEGGG, from the exons GTAGGTGCCGCGTCTCGCTTCATGGTCGATAAGGTGGCAGATCTCCTCCAAGTCGACGAGAAACTCAAGACAATAACTGGTACCAAAAGGAagatggagaagctcaaggagttgTCCACGATCATTGACATGGTGATCCAAGACATCGAGTCCCGCCCTTTTATCCATGATGCTGTGAAGGACTTGCTGAAGAAGCTCAAATACTTGGCCTACGATCTCGAGGATGTTGTGGATTACTATGACACCAAAGTCTTCCAGAAGAAGCAGAGATCAAAAGCTTTTTTAAGGCCGGTGAGTGATTTCTTCTCTGCTGATAATCAAGTTGCGTTTAAGAGTAGGGTAGGTGGCATGATAAAAGCTATAACAGAAAGTCTGGATTCCATTTTGTTGCAAAAGTCCATTCTTTCCAATTTGCTACAAGGTACTATCCCCGCGTCGGAACCAAGTCCCTACAGAGACACCTTCTCCAGCAATAGTTTGGTTGTTATAGGGAGAGAATCAGAGAAGAATGAGATTGTCGACATGTTAAcaaaggatgatgatgatgatgatgaaagcAACCATGGCACAGTGAAGGTCATCGCCATCGTTGGGATGGGTGGCATGGGGAAGACTGCACTTGCTCAGCTTGTTTACAATGATGCGAGGGTGCAAGACCATTTTGCAAGATCGAAAATGTACTGGAAAGTTGTTGGGACCGAATTTGATCCTGCAAAGATTATGAAGTCTGTTTTAGAACTGGCTACTGGTGCATCAGACAACATCTCAGAAATAGAGTTAGTGAAGCAGAAGCTGAAAAAAGAATTGTCTGGGAAGAGATTTCTGCTCGTGCTGGATGATGTATGGAATGATAATCAATCAAAGTGGAATGTACTGAAAGCAGCCTTAACATGTGGGGCGAGAGGAAGCAAAATTTTGGTGACAACCCGTAGCCAACAGGTCTCTTCAATTATGGGCTCATCCAATACTACCCACCAAATACAACAGCTGTCCAGAGATGATTGTCTGTCCTTGTTTCAACAATTTGCATTTGGAGATCAAGTAGTCGATCAAAACTTGATGGAAATTGGTGGAAAGATTGTTGAGAAATGTGGCGGCGTTCCCTTGGCTGCCATATCTCTTGGTAGCATGCTCCGTAGCACTCGAGAGGAAACTTACTGGTCCTCGGTATTGAACAGTGAAATATGGAAGCTGAGAAATGAGGAAGATAAAGTGTTAGCTGTATTAAAGTTGAGCTATGACACTCTCCATCCATGGTCAAAGAAGTGTTTTGCATTTACTTCCCTATTCCCAAAAAATGAAAGGATGGCAAAGGATGAACTGATAAAACTGTGGATAGCAAATGGTTTCGTACGTTCCCAAGGAAATTTTGATGCTGAAACAAATGGCAACTATGTCTTTGATGATCTAGTAATGGGGTCATTCTTAATTCTCTTAGCACCTTACAATGATTATCATTCTGATAGTCATGTAACCGAGTGCACGATGCATGATTTGATGCATGATCTAGCACGATCAGTATCTGCAGATGTATATTGGAATTCTGATGAAGACTCAGTGGAAGATATTGGAAAACGAACATATCATTTGCAAATATATGAAGGAAAGTTACCAAACATGACTCGGGTGGTCTTAGACAAGAAACCATTGTACTTGCGCACCTTTATGCCCCTATATGTATTTTCATCTTGGAGAAGGATCAATCTGTTTGAAGTCTTCTCGGAACTGAAATTTTTACGGGCGTTAGATTTAACTGGCGGTGGCATCAGCGAGGTGCCAACAGCAATAGGAAATCTGATACATTTGAG GATGAAAGTCGAGGGAGGAGGCTGA
- the LOC121976182 gene encoding putative disease resistance protein RGA4 isoform X4: MVGKVGAASRFMVDKVADLLQVDEKLKTITGTKRKMEKLKELSTIIDMVIQDIESRPFIHDAVKDLLKKLKYLAYDLEDVVDYYDTKVFQKKQRSKAFLRPVSDFFSADNQVAFKSRVGGMIKAITESLDSILLQKSILSNLLQGTIPASEPSPYRDTFSSNSLVVIGRESEKNEIVDMLTKDDDDDDESNHGTVKVIAIVGMGGMGKTALAQLVYNDARVQDHFARSKMYWKVVGTEFDPAKIMKSVLELATGASDNISEIELVKQKLKKELSGKRFLLVLDDVWNDNQSKWNVLKAALTCGARGSKILVTTRSQQVSSIMGSSNTTHQIQQLSRDDCLSLFQQFAFGDQVVDQNLMEIGGKIVEKCGGVPLAAISLGSMLRSTREETYWSSVLNSEIWKLRNEEDKVLAVLKLSYDTLHPWSKKCFAFTSLFPKNERMAKDELIKLWIANGFVRSQGNFDAETNGNYVFDDLVMGSFLILLAPYNDYHSDSHVTECTMHDLMHDLARSVSADVYWNSDEDSVEDIGKRTYHLQIYEGKLPNMTRVVLDKKPLYLRTFMPLYVFSSWRRINLFEVFSELKFLRALDLTGGGISEVPTAIGNLIHLRYLNLSKNNIEILPESITLLSNLQYLNLSFNSRLRELPKELGNMQNLRDLDILPKYSILTHMPCGSSRLTNLLSLPLFIASDKASTCSITELENLKLRGKMIIRFSEDFKKYSCGGRKILKNKNLTELGLMFNG, from the coding sequence GTAGGTGCCGCGTCTCGCTTCATGGTCGATAAGGTGGCAGATCTCCTCCAAGTCGACGAGAAACTCAAGACAATAACTGGTACCAAAAGGAagatggagaagctcaaggagttgTCCACGATCATTGACATGGTGATCCAAGACATCGAGTCCCGCCCTTTTATCCATGATGCTGTGAAGGACTTGCTGAAGAAGCTCAAATACTTGGCCTACGATCTCGAGGATGTTGTGGATTACTATGACACCAAAGTCTTCCAGAAGAAGCAGAGATCAAAAGCTTTTTTAAGGCCGGTGAGTGATTTCTTCTCTGCTGATAATCAAGTTGCGTTTAAGAGTAGGGTAGGTGGCATGATAAAAGCTATAACAGAAAGTCTGGATTCCATTTTGTTGCAAAAGTCCATTCTTTCCAATTTGCTACAAGGTACTATCCCCGCGTCGGAACCAAGTCCCTACAGAGACACCTTCTCCAGCAATAGTTTGGTTGTTATAGGGAGAGAATCAGAGAAGAATGAGATTGTCGACATGTTAAcaaaggatgatgatgatgatgatgaaagcAACCATGGCACAGTGAAGGTCATCGCCATCGTTGGGATGGGTGGCATGGGGAAGACTGCACTTGCTCAGCTTGTTTACAATGATGCGAGGGTGCAAGACCATTTTGCAAGATCGAAAATGTACTGGAAAGTTGTTGGGACCGAATTTGATCCTGCAAAGATTATGAAGTCTGTTTTAGAACTGGCTACTGGTGCATCAGACAACATCTCAGAAATAGAGTTAGTGAAGCAGAAGCTGAAAAAAGAATTGTCTGGGAAGAGATTTCTGCTCGTGCTGGATGATGTATGGAATGATAATCAATCAAAGTGGAATGTACTGAAAGCAGCCTTAACATGTGGGGCGAGAGGAAGCAAAATTTTGGTGACAACCCGTAGCCAACAGGTCTCTTCAATTATGGGCTCATCCAATACTACCCACCAAATACAACAGCTGTCCAGAGATGATTGTCTGTCCTTGTTTCAACAATTTGCATTTGGAGATCAAGTAGTCGATCAAAACTTGATGGAAATTGGTGGAAAGATTGTTGAGAAATGTGGCGGCGTTCCCTTGGCTGCCATATCTCTTGGTAGCATGCTCCGTAGCACTCGAGAGGAAACTTACTGGTCCTCGGTATTGAACAGTGAAATATGGAAGCTGAGAAATGAGGAAGATAAAGTGTTAGCTGTATTAAAGTTGAGCTATGACACTCTCCATCCATGGTCAAAGAAGTGTTTTGCATTTACTTCCCTATTCCCAAAAAATGAAAGGATGGCAAAGGATGAACTGATAAAACTGTGGATAGCAAATGGTTTCGTACGTTCCCAAGGAAATTTTGATGCTGAAACAAATGGCAACTATGTCTTTGATGATCTAGTAATGGGGTCATTCTTAATTCTCTTAGCACCTTACAATGATTATCATTCTGATAGTCATGTAACCGAGTGCACGATGCATGATTTGATGCATGATCTAGCACGATCAGTATCTGCAGATGTATATTGGAATTCTGATGAAGACTCAGTGGAAGATATTGGAAAACGAACATATCATTTGCAAATATATGAAGGAAAGTTACCAAACATGACTCGGGTGGTCTTAGACAAGAAACCATTGTACTTGCGCACCTTTATGCCCCTATATGTATTTTCATCTTGGAGAAGGATCAATCTGTTTGAAGTCTTCTCGGAACTGAAATTTTTACGGGCGTTAGATTTAACTGGCGGTGGCATCAGCGAGGTGCCAACAGCAATAGGAAATCTGATACATTTGAGGTACCTCAACTTATCTAAGAACAATATTGAAATTCTACCTGAATCCATAACCCTTCTCTCCAATTTACAGTATCTCAATCTCAGTTTCAATAGCAGACTTCGAGAGCTACCAAAAGAgttagggaatatgcaaaacctTCGGGATCTTGATATTTTACCAAAGTATTCTATATTGACACACATGCCCTGTGGATCATCTCGACTGACTAATCTTCTAAGTTTACCTCTCTTTATTGCCAGTGACAAAGCTAGCACATGCTCAATTACAGAGCTTGAGAATTTGAAGCTTCGTGGGAAAATGATAATTAGATTTTCTGAagattttaagaaatattcttgtGGTGGAAGAAAAATCTTGAAGAATAAAAATCTTACTGAACTAGGGCTAATGTTTAATGGTTAA
- the LOC121976182 gene encoding putative disease resistance protein RGA4 isoform X5, whose translation MVDKVADLLQVDEKLKTITGTKRKMEKLKELSTIIDMVIQDIESRPFIHDAVKDLLKKLKYLAYDLEDVVDYYDTKVFQKKQRSKAFLRPVSDFFSADNQVAFKSRVGGMIKAITESLDSILLQKSILSNLLQGTIPASEPSPYRDTFSSNSLVVIGRESEKNEIVDMLTKDDDDDDESNHGTVKVIAIVGMGGMGKTALAQLVYNDARVQDHFARSKMYWKVVGTEFDPAKIMKSVLELATGASDNISEIELVKQKLKKELSGKRFLLVLDDVWNDNQSKWNVLKAALTCGARGSKILVTTRSQQVSSIMGSSNTTHQIQQLSRDDCLSLFQQFAFGDQVVDQNLMEIGGKIVEKCGGVPLAAISLGSMLRSTREETYWSSVLNSEIWKLRNEEDKVLAVLKLSYDTLHPWSKKCFAFTSLFPKNERMAKDELIKLWIANGFVRSQGNFDAETNGNYVFDDLVMGSFLILLAPYNDYHSDSHVTECTMHDLMHDLARSVSADVYWNSDEDSVEDIGKRTYHLQIYEGKLPNMTRVVLDKKPLYLRTFMPLYVFSSWRRINLFEVFSELKFLRALDLTGGGISEVPTAIGNLIHLRYLNLSKNNIEILPESITLLSNLQYLNLSFNSRLRELPKELGNMQNLRDLDILPKYSILTHMPCGSSRLTNLLSLPLFIASDKASTCSITELENLKLRGKMIIRFSEDFKKYSCGGRKILKNKNLTELGLMFNG comes from the coding sequence ATGGTCGATAAGGTGGCAGATCTCCTCCAAGTCGACGAGAAACTCAAGACAATAACTGGTACCAAAAGGAagatggagaagctcaaggagttgTCCACGATCATTGACATGGTGATCCAAGACATCGAGTCCCGCCCTTTTATCCATGATGCTGTGAAGGACTTGCTGAAGAAGCTCAAATACTTGGCCTACGATCTCGAGGATGTTGTGGATTACTATGACACCAAAGTCTTCCAGAAGAAGCAGAGATCAAAAGCTTTTTTAAGGCCGGTGAGTGATTTCTTCTCTGCTGATAATCAAGTTGCGTTTAAGAGTAGGGTAGGTGGCATGATAAAAGCTATAACAGAAAGTCTGGATTCCATTTTGTTGCAAAAGTCCATTCTTTCCAATTTGCTACAAGGTACTATCCCCGCGTCGGAACCAAGTCCCTACAGAGACACCTTCTCCAGCAATAGTTTGGTTGTTATAGGGAGAGAATCAGAGAAGAATGAGATTGTCGACATGTTAAcaaaggatgatgatgatgatgatgaaagcAACCATGGCACAGTGAAGGTCATCGCCATCGTTGGGATGGGTGGCATGGGGAAGACTGCACTTGCTCAGCTTGTTTACAATGATGCGAGGGTGCAAGACCATTTTGCAAGATCGAAAATGTACTGGAAAGTTGTTGGGACCGAATTTGATCCTGCAAAGATTATGAAGTCTGTTTTAGAACTGGCTACTGGTGCATCAGACAACATCTCAGAAATAGAGTTAGTGAAGCAGAAGCTGAAAAAAGAATTGTCTGGGAAGAGATTTCTGCTCGTGCTGGATGATGTATGGAATGATAATCAATCAAAGTGGAATGTACTGAAAGCAGCCTTAACATGTGGGGCGAGAGGAAGCAAAATTTTGGTGACAACCCGTAGCCAACAGGTCTCTTCAATTATGGGCTCATCCAATACTACCCACCAAATACAACAGCTGTCCAGAGATGATTGTCTGTCCTTGTTTCAACAATTTGCATTTGGAGATCAAGTAGTCGATCAAAACTTGATGGAAATTGGTGGAAAGATTGTTGAGAAATGTGGCGGCGTTCCCTTGGCTGCCATATCTCTTGGTAGCATGCTCCGTAGCACTCGAGAGGAAACTTACTGGTCCTCGGTATTGAACAGTGAAATATGGAAGCTGAGAAATGAGGAAGATAAAGTGTTAGCTGTATTAAAGTTGAGCTATGACACTCTCCATCCATGGTCAAAGAAGTGTTTTGCATTTACTTCCCTATTCCCAAAAAATGAAAGGATGGCAAAGGATGAACTGATAAAACTGTGGATAGCAAATGGTTTCGTACGTTCCCAAGGAAATTTTGATGCTGAAACAAATGGCAACTATGTCTTTGATGATCTAGTAATGGGGTCATTCTTAATTCTCTTAGCACCTTACAATGATTATCATTCTGATAGTCATGTAACCGAGTGCACGATGCATGATTTGATGCATGATCTAGCACGATCAGTATCTGCAGATGTATATTGGAATTCTGATGAAGACTCAGTGGAAGATATTGGAAAACGAACATATCATTTGCAAATATATGAAGGAAAGTTACCAAACATGACTCGGGTGGTCTTAGACAAGAAACCATTGTACTTGCGCACCTTTATGCCCCTATATGTATTTTCATCTTGGAGAAGGATCAATCTGTTTGAAGTCTTCTCGGAACTGAAATTTTTACGGGCGTTAGATTTAACTGGCGGTGGCATCAGCGAGGTGCCAACAGCAATAGGAAATCTGATACATTTGAGGTACCTCAACTTATCTAAGAACAATATTGAAATTCTACCTGAATCCATAACCCTTCTCTCCAATTTACAGTATCTCAATCTCAGTTTCAATAGCAGACTTCGAGAGCTACCAAAAGAgttagggaatatgcaaaacctTCGGGATCTTGATATTTTACCAAAGTATTCTATATTGACACACATGCCCTGTGGATCATCTCGACTGACTAATCTTCTAAGTTTACCTCTCTTTATTGCCAGTGACAAAGCTAGCACATGCTCAATTACAGAGCTTGAGAATTTGAAGCTTCGTGGGAAAATGATAATTAGATTTTCTGAagattttaagaaatattcttgtGGTGGAAGAAAAATCTTGAAGAATAAAAATCTTACTGAACTAGGGCTAATGTTTAATGGTTAA
- the LOC121976182 gene encoding putative disease resistance protein RGA4 isoform X7 gives MLTKDDDDDDESNHGTVKVIAIVGMGGMGKTALAQLVYNDARVQDHFARSKMYWKVVGTEFDPAKIMKSVLELATGASDNISEIELVKQKLKKELSGKRFLLVLDDVWNDNQSKWNVLKAALTCGARGSKILVTTRSQQVSSIMGSSNTTHQIQQLSRDDCLSLFQQFAFGDQVVDQNLMEIGGKIVEKCGGVPLAAISLGSMLRSTREETYWSSVLNSEIWKLRNEEDKVLAVLKLSYDTLHPWSKKCFAFTSLFPKNERMAKDELIKLWIANGFVRSQGNFDAETNGNYVFDDLVMGSFLILLAPYNDYHSDSHVTECTMHDLMHDLARSVSADVYWNSDEDSVEDIGKRTYHLQIYEGKLPNMTRVVLDKKPLYLRTFMPLYVFSSWRRINLFEVFSELKFLRALDLTGGGISEVPTAIGNLIHLRYLNLSKNNIEILPESITLLSNLQYLNLSFNSRLRELPKELGNMQNLRDLDILPKYSILTHMPCGSSRLTNLLSLPLFIASDKASTCSITELENLKLRGKMIIRFSEDFKKYSCGGRKILKNKNLTELGLMFNG, from the coding sequence ATGTTAAcaaaggatgatgatgatgatgatgaaagcAACCATGGCACAGTGAAGGTCATCGCCATCGTTGGGATGGGTGGCATGGGGAAGACTGCACTTGCTCAGCTTGTTTACAATGATGCGAGGGTGCAAGACCATTTTGCAAGATCGAAAATGTACTGGAAAGTTGTTGGGACCGAATTTGATCCTGCAAAGATTATGAAGTCTGTTTTAGAACTGGCTACTGGTGCATCAGACAACATCTCAGAAATAGAGTTAGTGAAGCAGAAGCTGAAAAAAGAATTGTCTGGGAAGAGATTTCTGCTCGTGCTGGATGATGTATGGAATGATAATCAATCAAAGTGGAATGTACTGAAAGCAGCCTTAACATGTGGGGCGAGAGGAAGCAAAATTTTGGTGACAACCCGTAGCCAACAGGTCTCTTCAATTATGGGCTCATCCAATACTACCCACCAAATACAACAGCTGTCCAGAGATGATTGTCTGTCCTTGTTTCAACAATTTGCATTTGGAGATCAAGTAGTCGATCAAAACTTGATGGAAATTGGTGGAAAGATTGTTGAGAAATGTGGCGGCGTTCCCTTGGCTGCCATATCTCTTGGTAGCATGCTCCGTAGCACTCGAGAGGAAACTTACTGGTCCTCGGTATTGAACAGTGAAATATGGAAGCTGAGAAATGAGGAAGATAAAGTGTTAGCTGTATTAAAGTTGAGCTATGACACTCTCCATCCATGGTCAAAGAAGTGTTTTGCATTTACTTCCCTATTCCCAAAAAATGAAAGGATGGCAAAGGATGAACTGATAAAACTGTGGATAGCAAATGGTTTCGTACGTTCCCAAGGAAATTTTGATGCTGAAACAAATGGCAACTATGTCTTTGATGATCTAGTAATGGGGTCATTCTTAATTCTCTTAGCACCTTACAATGATTATCATTCTGATAGTCATGTAACCGAGTGCACGATGCATGATTTGATGCATGATCTAGCACGATCAGTATCTGCAGATGTATATTGGAATTCTGATGAAGACTCAGTGGAAGATATTGGAAAACGAACATATCATTTGCAAATATATGAAGGAAAGTTACCAAACATGACTCGGGTGGTCTTAGACAAGAAACCATTGTACTTGCGCACCTTTATGCCCCTATATGTATTTTCATCTTGGAGAAGGATCAATCTGTTTGAAGTCTTCTCGGAACTGAAATTTTTACGGGCGTTAGATTTAACTGGCGGTGGCATCAGCGAGGTGCCAACAGCAATAGGAAATCTGATACATTTGAGGTACCTCAACTTATCTAAGAACAATATTGAAATTCTACCTGAATCCATAACCCTTCTCTCCAATTTACAGTATCTCAATCTCAGTTTCAATAGCAGACTTCGAGAGCTACCAAAAGAgttagggaatatgcaaaacctTCGGGATCTTGATATTTTACCAAAGTATTCTATATTGACACACATGCCCTGTGGATCATCTCGACTGACTAATCTTCTAAGTTTACCTCTCTTTATTGCCAGTGACAAAGCTAGCACATGCTCAATTACAGAGCTTGAGAATTTGAAGCTTCGTGGGAAAATGATAATTAGATTTTCTGAagattttaagaaatattcttgtGGTGGAAGAAAAATCTTGAAGAATAAAAATCTTACTGAACTAGGGCTAATGTTTAATGGTTAA